Proteins encoded within one genomic window of Manduca sexta isolate Smith_Timp_Sample1 chromosome 18, JHU_Msex_v1.0, whole genome shotgun sequence:
- the LOC115441586 gene encoding histidine triad nucleotide-binding protein 1, translating into MAGGEVELAQSAAPGGDTIFGKILRKEIPAKFVYEDDQCVAFHDVNPQAPTHILVIPRKPISQLSKAEDADEQLLGHLMIAARKVAAQEGLDKAGFRLVINDGKNGAQSVYHLHIHILGGRQMHWPPG; encoded by the exons ATGGCCGGCGGTGAAGTTGAGCTAGCGCAGTCCGCCGCTCCCGGCGGAGATACTATATTTGGGAAAATATTACGCAAAGAAATCCCTGCGAAATTCGTTTATGAAGACGATCAA tgtGTGGCGTTTCATGATGTGAACCCACAAGCTCCAACTCACATCCTAGTGATACCGAGGAAGCCAATTTCGCAACTATCCAAAGCTGAGGATGCTGATGAACAATTGCTAG GTCATTTAATGATTGCTGCTCGCAAGGTTGCTGCTCAAGAGGGTCTAGATAAGGCAGGATTCCGTCTTGTCATCAATGATGGCAAAAATGGTGCTCAAAGTGTGTACCACCTTCATATTCATATCCTTGGTGGTCGTCAAATGCACTGGCCACCTGGCTAA
- the LOC115441587 gene encoding histidine triad nucleotide-binding protein 2, mitochondrial, translating to MAVEVSNKNNSLFYKRKIPETCLYEDENCVAFDEDIEDMQTPIHFLVVPKKVIPRLSETTVDDEKLLGHLLLVAKQIAIQKGLHKHGYHVVVDENYRASTLNSLHVFGRALHHMLWPIGPGARL from the exons ATGGCCGTAGAAGTTAGTAATAAGAATAATTCACTTttctataaaagaaaaatccCGGAAACCTGTTTATACGAAGATGAAAAC TGTGTAGCATTTGACGAAGACATTGAAGACATGCAAACTCCCATACACTTCTTAGTTGTACCAAAAAAAGTCATACCAAGGCTATCGGAAACTACCGTGGATGATGAAAAATTACTTG GTCACTTGCTATTAGTAGCGAAGCAAATAGCGATACAAAAGGGTTTACACAAACATGGATATCATGTAGTGGTTGACGAAAATTATCGTGCATCGACACTAAATTCGCTACATGTATTCGGACGAGCTTTACATCATATGCTGTGGCCAATAGGTCCCGGAGCAAggctttaa